CGACGACGGCGGCTTCGTGCCGCTTCACCAGCGGCAGGACCGACTCGAGCCGCTCTTCCTCGCCGGTCACCGAATTGACCAGCGCCTTGCCCTGGTAGACGGCCAGCCCGGCCTCCAGCGCAGCGACGATGGACGAATCGATCGACAGCGGCACGTCGGTGATCGACTGCACGAGCTGAATACTGTCGGCCAGCATCTTCGGTTCGTCGGCCAGCGGCACGCCTGCATTTACATCAAGCATGTGCGCTCCGGCCTTGACCTGGGCGATGGCGTCCGCCTCGACCCGGCTGTAGTCGCCCCGCGCCATCTCCTCAGCCAGGACCTTGCGTCCGGTGGGATTGATGCGCTCGCCGATGATGACGAAGGGCCGGTCGAAACCGATCCGCACTTCCCTGGTGGGCGACGTAATCACTGTTTCCGTCATGAGATTTCCTCCATTGCCTGCCTGCCTTGCGCGTTCGGCATTGCGGGATGAACCTGATCCCAGGCGGCGTTCTGCCAGTCCAGGGGGGGCTGCCATGGCCGGCGGCCTTCCAGCACGCCGGACCGCTCGACGATTTCCGCGATCCAGTGCTCCTGGCGGTAGGCCATGATGTGAATACCGTGCACGCCCTCGATTTCCCTGATCCGACGAATCGTCTCGATGCAGAGATTCACCCCTTCCCGCTGCTGATCCACCGCGCCCTTCAACCGCCGGACGACCGCATCGGGAATATGGACGCCCGGCACGTTGGCGCGAATCCATTCGGCCGAACGGGCCGAAGCCAGCGGGCCCACACCGGCCAGGATGAAGACCTTCTCGTGGATTCCGGCGTCGCGCACCGCCGCCATGTAGCGCTTGAAGGCGTCGATGTCGAAACAGTACTGGGTCTGCACAAACTGTGCGCCGGCCTCGACCTTCTTCGCCAGCCGGAGCGGGCGGTAGTCCAGCGGCGGTGCGAACGGGTTCGCGGCCGCGCCGAGGAACACCGGCGGCGGTTCGGTCAGCTTGCGCCCGCTCAGGAACCGCGACTCATCGCGCATATGTCGGATCATGCTCAGCATGGACATGCAGTCCAGGTCGAATACCGGTTTGGCCTGCGGGTGATCGCCCACATCCACGCCGTCGCCGGTCAGGCACAGAATGCTGGCCACGCCCATGGCCGACGCGCCGAGCACGTCGCCCTGGATGGCGATCCGGTTGCGGTCCCGGGCCGATACCTGCATCACCATCGCGTAGCCGCGCCGGCACAGCAGCGAACACATGCCGACGCTGGACATGTGGCAGTTGGCGCCCGAGCCGTCGGTGGCGTTCATCGCATCCACATAGCCGTCGTACAGGGCCGCGCGCTCGTACACTTCGGCCGGATTGGCCGAATCGGGCGGCGCGATTTCGGCGGTCACCGCGAAGCCGCCGGCCCGCAACACGCGTTCCAGCCGGCCGAACGAGGAGTGCCCGGGCCTGATCGGCAGCCGTTCGCCGGGTACCAGCGGTTCGTCTTCAAACTGCATGGCTGTCGCCCTCGACCAGGATGCGCACCTCGCGAAGCCACGCCGAGCGGCCGATCAACTGGTGGTCGACGGGCGGCTGAACGATCTGCAGCGGAATATCCTCTTCACGCAACCGCTGGTTGCCTTCCCAGGCGAGCACCCAGACGCACGGCATTTCGGGCTTCACTTCGCAGTT
Above is a window of Gammaproteobacteria bacterium DNA encoding:
- a CDS encoding methylenetetrahydrofolate reductase; amino-acid sequence: MQFEDEPLVPGERLPIRPGHSSFGRLERVLRAGGFAVTAEIAPPDSANPAEVYERAALYDGYVDAMNATDGSGANCHMSSVGMCSLLCRRGYAMVMQVSARDRNRIAIQGDVLGASAMGVASILCLTGDGVDVGDHPQAKPVFDLDCMSMLSMIRHMRDESRFLSGRKLTEPPPVFLGAAANPFAPPLDYRPLRLAKKVEAGAQFVQTQYCFDIDAFKRYMAAVRDAGIHEKVFILAGVGPLASARSAEWIRANVPGVHIPDAVVRRLKGAVDQQREGVNLCIETIRRIREIEGVHGIHIMAYRQEHWIAEIVERSGVLEGRRPWQPPLDWQNAAWDQVHPAMPNAQGRQAMEEIS